From Pseudoalteromonas sp. R3, one genomic window encodes:
- a CDS encoding DUF1289 domain-containing protein, producing MEQIEIFEIPSPCRGICEVNNRGYCKGCFRSREERFHWHALTEQQKRKVIDLCAQRQKRVMAAKKRGGDIQSQSTSQAAEQDDLFKSDT from the coding sequence ATGGAACAGATTGAGATTTTTGAGATCCCCAGCCCTTGTCGTGGGATCTGTGAGGTAAACAACCGGGGTTATTGCAAAGGGTGCTTTCGCAGTCGCGAAGAGCGCTTCCACTGGCATGCCTTAACCGAACAACAAAAACGTAAAGTGATTGATTTATGCGCGCAGCGACAGAAGCGTGTGATGGCAGCGAAAAAACGTGGTGGCGACATTCAATCACAAAGTACATCACAGGCGGCAGAACAGGATGATTTATTTAAATCTGATACTTAG